Proteins found in one Triticum urartu cultivar G1812 chromosome 4, Tu2.1, whole genome shotgun sequence genomic segment:
- the LOC125550959 gene encoding transcription factor LHW-like isoform X2 translates to MAVGEALRRLCEEIGWSYAVFWKAIGAADPVHLVWEDGYCGHTPCPAGSEASQARAAELGCSAAVDSICSLVRKDMAEQVHVVGEGTIGRVAFTGSHQWIIHGTADDHGLSSEVASEMHYQFRAGIKTIAIIPVLPRGVLQLGSTGVVVENTSFVMHAKKLCSQLNQRSSMAASASVKSTSNQSRPLHGASNIQAADNSFSQFPVMREQYRRSDSATASSSKSLNASLFEAAQQNGLTGREHIVYGKPNDMFLQQASYCDSRLGSNTLSAAISSDLVPSSLASVEQQQMLMNTIGQLEFGSGADLARSALLKSLLYRNPFMHETSDMKLSHGRVGLSQGTTGHGSYGFLPGSAGVVSTTLCTSSQVSEQGSHSSSGMLRQKQPPVSCNVPQSSEFTMKMVRQERSSESALPVSSQSDAQVSNCLNGISQENLLSRSGHMQKDQNANRANDTRVAVSTQGVKNVDGCMLPAMPSETAHSLLLQPTWDNDLFDIFGSEFHQLGHNVDANLVSSCDAKSHSLDRDAAEPSICLDSSSLFSSLDNDFPCSGIFSLTDTDQLLDAVISNVNPSSKQSSDDNASCKTALTDIPNISHFGLEELKQCDSSGIPSTVIKNESTQIVRQPYYFDKTEDGCLSQNNGAQKSQIRLWIENGQNMKCESASASNSKGLDTQSKSNRKRSRPGESSKARPKDRQLIQDRIKELREMVPNGAKCSIDALLEKTVKHMLFLQSVTKHADKLKDSTESKILGSENGPVWKDYFEGGATWAFDVGSQSMTCPIIVEDLDRPRQMLVEMICEDRGIFLEIADFIKGLGLTILRGVMEARKSKIWARFTVEANRDVTRMEIFLSLVRLLEPNCDGSGAAENPNSVNMPLGLVRQPVIPATGGIQ, encoded by the exons ATGGCGGTCGGGGAGGCGCTGCGGCGCCTCTGCGAGGAGATCGGCTGGTCCTACGCCGTCTTCTGGAAGGCCATCGGCGCCGCCGACCCCGT GCATTTGGTGTGGGAGGACGGCTACTGCGGCCACACGCCATGCCCCGCCGGATCTGAGGCTTCTCAAGCCAGGGCCGCTGAGCTCGGGTGTTCTGCTGCTGTTGACAGCATTTGCTCACTCGTTCGGAAGGACATGGCCGAGCAGGTTCATGTCGTGGGAGAAGG GACCATCGGCCGTGTTGCCTTCACTGGCAGTCATCAATGGATCATCCATGGTACTGCGGATGATCACGGGCTCTCATCCGAG GTTGCTTCTGAGATGCATTATCAGTTCAGAGCTGGCATTAAG ACTATTGCGATTATTCCTGTCCTACCACGCGGCGTGCTACAATTAGGCTCTACTGGTGTG GTTGTGGAGAACACAAGTTTTGTGATGCATGCAAAGAAATTGTGCTCTCAGCTGAACCAGCGATCAAGTATGGCTGCATCTGCTTCAGTAAAAAGTACTTCGAATCAGTCGCGTCCTCTGCATGGTGCCTCAAACATCCAAGCCGCAGACAATTCCTTCAGTCAATTCCCAGTGATGCGTGAACAATACAGACGCTCTGATAGCGCAACTGCGTCAAGTAGCAAATCACTAAATGCATCTTTGTTTGAGGCTGCACAACAGAATGGTCTAACTGGTAGAGAGCATATTGTCTATGGCAAGCCTAACGATATGTTTTTACAACAAGCGTCTTATTGTGATAGTCGACTTGGAAGTAATACACTGAGTGCTGCAATAAGTTCTGATTTGGTCCCATCAAGCTTGGCATCAGTGGAGCAACAGCAAATGCTGATGAACACCATTGGACAGTTAGAATTTGGTAGCGGTGCAGATTTGGCAAGGAGTGCACTGCTAAAATCGCTTTTATACCGAAATCCTTTTATGCATGAAACTAGTGACATGAAGCTGTCACATGGAAGAGTTGGCCTATCCCAAGGGACTACTGGTCATGGGAGTTATGGTTTCCTCCCTGGAAGTGCCGGAGTAGTCAGTACTACCTTATGTACATCAAGTCAAGTATCAGAACAAGGAAGCCATTCCAGTTCAGGAATGTTACGGCAGAAGCAACCTCCAGTTTCTTGTAATGTTCCCCAATCTTCTGAATTCACCATGAAAATGGTGCGCCAAGAAAGGTCATCTGAAAGTGCTCTACCTGTATCTTCTCAATCTGATGCTCAGGTTTCTAATTGCTTGAATGGCATTTCCCAAGAGAATCTATTGAGTAGGTCAGGTCATATGCAGAAAGATCAAAATGCAAATAGAGCAAATGATACACGTGTTGCTGTGAGCACACAAGGTGTGAAGAATGTGGATGGTTGCATGTTGCCAGCTATGCCCAGTGAGACAGCTCACTCATTGCTTTTGCAGCCAACATGGGATAATGACTTATTTGATATATTTGGTTCTGAATTTCATCAGTTGGGTCATAATGTGGATGCTAATTTGGTGTCCTCCTGTGATGCAAAATCTCATAGCTTAGACAGAGATGCAGCTGAACCCTCGATTTGTCTTGATTCTTCTTCACTCTTCAGTTCACTAGACAATGACTTCCCCTGTTCCGGGATCTTCTCACTAACTGATACTGATCAATTACTGGATGCTGTCATCTCAAATGTCAACCCCAGCAGTAAGCAGAGTTCTGATGACAATGCTTCTTGCAAGACTGCATTGACTGACATTCCAAACATTTCTCATTTTGGTTTGGAAGAGTTAAAGCAATGTGACTCCTCTGGCATTCCTTCAACGGTAATCAAGAATGAGTCCACACAGATTGTTAGACAACCATATTACTTTGATAAGACTGAAGATGGTTGTCTTTCCCAAAATAATGGAGCACAGAAATCCCAGATACGTCTTTGGATTGAGAATGGTCAGAACATGAAATGTGAAAGTGCATCAGCTTCTAACAGCAAAGGCCTTGATACACAAAGCAAGTCAAATCGAAAGAGATCTCGACCTGGAGAGAGTTCTAAGGCACGGCCAAAGGATCGACAGCTGATACAGGATCGTATAAAGGAGCTCCGAGAAATGGTGCCTAATGGAGCTAAG TGCAGCATTGATGCTTTGTTGGAGAAGACAGTTAAGCACATGCTCTTCTTGCAAAGCGTTACAAAGCATGCAGACAAGCTCAAGGATTCTACTGAATCTAAG ATACTTGGCAGTGAGAACGGTCCTGTATGGAAAGACTACTTTGAAGGTGGTGCAACCTGGGCCTTTGATGTTGGCTCTCAGTCTATGACATGTCCAATCATCGTTGAGGATCTTGACAGACCACGTCAGATGCTTGTGGAG ATGATTTGTGAGGACAGAGGCATCTTCTTGGAGATAGCTGATTTCATCAAAGGACTTGGATTGACCATCCTGAGGGGTGTAATGGAAGCACGTAAAAGTAAAATTTGGGCCCGCTTTACTGTTGAG GCAAACAGGGACGTTACCAGAATGGAGATCTTTCTCTCGCTTGTACGGTTATTGGAACCCAACTGTGATGGCAGCGGAGCAGCAGAGAATCCCAACAGTGTAAACATGCCCCTTGGTTTGGTTCGCCAACCTGTCATCCCGGCAACAGGTGGTATCCAGTGA
- the LOC125550959 gene encoding transcription factor LHW-like isoform X1, whose translation MAVGEALRRLCEEIGWSYAVFWKAIGAADPVHLVWEDGYCGHTPCPAGSEASQARAAELGCSAAVDSICSLVRKDMAEQVHVVGEGTIGRVAFTGSHQWIIHGTADDHGLSSEVASEMHYQFRAGIKTIAIIPVLPRGVLQLGSTGVVVENTSFVMHAKKLCSQLNQRSSMAASASVKSTSNQSRPLHGASNIQAADNSFSQFPVMREQYRRSDSATASSSKSLNASLFEAAQQNGLTGREHIVYGKPNDMFLQQASYCDSRLGSNTLSAAISSDLVPSSLASVEQQQMLMNTIGQLEFGSGADLARSALLKSLLYRNPFMHETSDMKLSHGRVGLSQGTTGHGSYGFLPGSAGVVSTTLCTSSQVSEQGSHSSSGMLRQKQPPVSCNVPQSSEFTMKMVRQERSSESALPVSSQSDAQVSNCLNGISQENLLSRSGHMQKDQNANRANDTRVAVSTQGVKNVDGCMLPAMPSETAHSLLLQPTWDNDLFDIFGSEFHQLGHNVDANLVSSCDAKSHSLDRDAAEPSICLDSSSLFSSLDNDFPCSGIFSLTDTDQLLDAVISNVNPSSKQSSDDNASCKTALTDIPNISHFGLEELKQCDSSGIPSTVIKNESTQIVRQPYYFDKTEDGCLSQNNGAQKSQIRLWIENGQNMKCESASASNSKGLDTQSKSNRKRSRPGESSKARPKDRQLIQDRIKELREMVPNGAKQCSIDALLEKTVKHMLFLQSVTKHADKLKDSTESKILGSENGPVWKDYFEGGATWAFDVGSQSMTCPIIVEDLDRPRQMLVEMICEDRGIFLEIADFIKGLGLTILRGVMEARKSKIWARFTVEANRDVTRMEIFLSLVRLLEPNCDGSGAAENPNSVNMPLGLVRQPVIPATGGIQ comes from the exons ATGGCGGTCGGGGAGGCGCTGCGGCGCCTCTGCGAGGAGATCGGCTGGTCCTACGCCGTCTTCTGGAAGGCCATCGGCGCCGCCGACCCCGT GCATTTGGTGTGGGAGGACGGCTACTGCGGCCACACGCCATGCCCCGCCGGATCTGAGGCTTCTCAAGCCAGGGCCGCTGAGCTCGGGTGTTCTGCTGCTGTTGACAGCATTTGCTCACTCGTTCGGAAGGACATGGCCGAGCAGGTTCATGTCGTGGGAGAAGG GACCATCGGCCGTGTTGCCTTCACTGGCAGTCATCAATGGATCATCCATGGTACTGCGGATGATCACGGGCTCTCATCCGAG GTTGCTTCTGAGATGCATTATCAGTTCAGAGCTGGCATTAAG ACTATTGCGATTATTCCTGTCCTACCACGCGGCGTGCTACAATTAGGCTCTACTGGTGTG GTTGTGGAGAACACAAGTTTTGTGATGCATGCAAAGAAATTGTGCTCTCAGCTGAACCAGCGATCAAGTATGGCTGCATCTGCTTCAGTAAAAAGTACTTCGAATCAGTCGCGTCCTCTGCATGGTGCCTCAAACATCCAAGCCGCAGACAATTCCTTCAGTCAATTCCCAGTGATGCGTGAACAATACAGACGCTCTGATAGCGCAACTGCGTCAAGTAGCAAATCACTAAATGCATCTTTGTTTGAGGCTGCACAACAGAATGGTCTAACTGGTAGAGAGCATATTGTCTATGGCAAGCCTAACGATATGTTTTTACAACAAGCGTCTTATTGTGATAGTCGACTTGGAAGTAATACACTGAGTGCTGCAATAAGTTCTGATTTGGTCCCATCAAGCTTGGCATCAGTGGAGCAACAGCAAATGCTGATGAACACCATTGGACAGTTAGAATTTGGTAGCGGTGCAGATTTGGCAAGGAGTGCACTGCTAAAATCGCTTTTATACCGAAATCCTTTTATGCATGAAACTAGTGACATGAAGCTGTCACATGGAAGAGTTGGCCTATCCCAAGGGACTACTGGTCATGGGAGTTATGGTTTCCTCCCTGGAAGTGCCGGAGTAGTCAGTACTACCTTATGTACATCAAGTCAAGTATCAGAACAAGGAAGCCATTCCAGTTCAGGAATGTTACGGCAGAAGCAACCTCCAGTTTCTTGTAATGTTCCCCAATCTTCTGAATTCACCATGAAAATGGTGCGCCAAGAAAGGTCATCTGAAAGTGCTCTACCTGTATCTTCTCAATCTGATGCTCAGGTTTCTAATTGCTTGAATGGCATTTCCCAAGAGAATCTATTGAGTAGGTCAGGTCATATGCAGAAAGATCAAAATGCAAATAGAGCAAATGATACACGTGTTGCTGTGAGCACACAAGGTGTGAAGAATGTGGATGGTTGCATGTTGCCAGCTATGCCCAGTGAGACAGCTCACTCATTGCTTTTGCAGCCAACATGGGATAATGACTTATTTGATATATTTGGTTCTGAATTTCATCAGTTGGGTCATAATGTGGATGCTAATTTGGTGTCCTCCTGTGATGCAAAATCTCATAGCTTAGACAGAGATGCAGCTGAACCCTCGATTTGTCTTGATTCTTCTTCACTCTTCAGTTCACTAGACAATGACTTCCCCTGTTCCGGGATCTTCTCACTAACTGATACTGATCAATTACTGGATGCTGTCATCTCAAATGTCAACCCCAGCAGTAAGCAGAGTTCTGATGACAATGCTTCTTGCAAGACTGCATTGACTGACATTCCAAACATTTCTCATTTTGGTTTGGAAGAGTTAAAGCAATGTGACTCCTCTGGCATTCCTTCAACGGTAATCAAGAATGAGTCCACACAGATTGTTAGACAACCATATTACTTTGATAAGACTGAAGATGGTTGTCTTTCCCAAAATAATGGAGCACAGAAATCCCAGATACGTCTTTGGATTGAGAATGGTCAGAACATGAAATGTGAAAGTGCATCAGCTTCTAACAGCAAAGGCCTTGATACACAAAGCAAGTCAAATCGAAAGAGATCTCGACCTGGAGAGAGTTCTAAGGCACGGCCAAAGGATCGACAGCTGATACAGGATCGTATAAAGGAGCTCCGAGAAATGGTGCCTAATGGAGCTAAG CAGTGCAGCATTGATGCTTTGTTGGAGAAGACAGTTAAGCACATGCTCTTCTTGCAAAGCGTTACAAAGCATGCAGACAAGCTCAAGGATTCTACTGAATCTAAG ATACTTGGCAGTGAGAACGGTCCTGTATGGAAAGACTACTTTGAAGGTGGTGCAACCTGGGCCTTTGATGTTGGCTCTCAGTCTATGACATGTCCAATCATCGTTGAGGATCTTGACAGACCACGTCAGATGCTTGTGGAG ATGATTTGTGAGGACAGAGGCATCTTCTTGGAGATAGCTGATTTCATCAAAGGACTTGGATTGACCATCCTGAGGGGTGTAATGGAAGCACGTAAAAGTAAAATTTGGGCCCGCTTTACTGTTGAG GCAAACAGGGACGTTACCAGAATGGAGATCTTTCTCTCGCTTGTACGGTTATTGGAACCCAACTGTGATGGCAGCGGAGCAGCAGAGAATCCCAACAGTGTAAACATGCCCCTTGGTTTGGTTCGCCAACCTGTCATCCCGGCAACAGGTGGTATCCAGTGA
- the LOC125550960 gene encoding BEL1-like homeodomain protein 1, which translates to MAAYYHGGAGTDIHQAGSDGLQTLYLMNPSYGNGSYGDAGPSGANMMLLNSAVSSMTPASFGGHQASPPPGQHFVGIPLQAPPSGYNLWTPATTGIADVMSPPTQQAHGVSAVLSLSSRETPPVTVASIAGDEGRYHLGASTAASQGQVVMNSKYLRAAQELLDEVVSVSKGVDDVDTKAKSAASVKKKEDSEGLSGGGGEEGASGAKGGAPAPEMSTAERQELQMKKGKLVNMLDEVEQRYRQYHQQMASVSSSFEAVAGAGSARTYTALALRTISRQFRCLRDAIASQVRAASRALGEDCDAEGLGGGRGVGSRLRYIDHQLRQQRALQQLGMMQSSAWRPQRGLPERSVSILRAWLFEHFLHPYPKDSDKIMLAKQTGLTRSQVSNWFINARVRLWKPMVEEMYLEETKEHQQQQDGGDDKGRPSGSGPAGGKSSSNADGVDDGTPRSMARAAAGAGTSEGGGTVQASLLELAGDHQAHAGFYDEEGEDGGLRRGFKKARAADLEQQPPAAFDFGALHHAQAAAAAAARQQHDEVSHRELLMKFMESGGAAGARDHHHHQQDEDGAGGGYSLFAPGPYGQFGADQSFAFAGAGQHGGVSLTLGLPHGAGDQTAFLMGGGSSNGADSGGSGAAGYDMNMQTTKSFAAQLMRDFVA; encoded by the exons ATGGCAGCGTACTACCACGGCGGCGCCGGCACGGACATCCATCAGGCCGGCAGCGACGGCCTGCAAACACTGTACCTCATGAACCCAAGCTACGGCAACGGCAGCTACGGGGACGCCGGGCCCTCCGGGGCCAACATGATGCTCCTCAACTCAGCGGTGAGCTCCATGACCCCGGCGTCCTTCGGCGGCCACCAGGCGTCGCCACCGCCGGGGCAGCACTTCGTCGGCATCCCTCTCCAGGCGCCCCCCTCGGGCTACAACCTGTGGACCCCGGCCACAACAGGCATCGCCGACGTCATGTCGCCGCCGACGCAGCAGGCTCATGGCGTGAGTGCCGTGCTCAGCCTGTCGTCCCGCGAGACGCCGCCGGTCACGGTGGCCTCCATCGCCGGCGACGAAGGGAGGTACCACCTTGGGGCGTCGACCGCGGCGTCGCAGGGGCAGGTGGTGATGAACTCCAAATACCTCAGGGCGGCGCAGGAGCTGCTCGACGAGGTGGTGAGTGTGAGCAAGGGCGTGGACGACGTGGACACCAAGGCGAAGAGCGCTGCGTCGGTCAAGAAGAAGGAGGATTCGGAAGGCctttccggcggcggcggggaggaagGCGCCAGCGGGGCCAAGGGCGGCGCGCCAGCGCCCGAGATGTCGACGGCGGAGCGGCAGGAGCTGCAGATGAAGAAAGGCAAACTGGTTAACATGCTTGACGAG GTGGAGCAGCGGTACCGGCAGTACCACCAGCAGATGGCGTCGGTGTCGTCGTCGTTCGAGGCGGTGGCCGGCGCCGGGTCGGCGCGGACGTACACGGCGCTGGCGCTGCGCACCATCTCGCGGCAGTTCCGCTGCCTCCGCGACGCCATCGCCTCCCAGGTGCGCGCTGCCAGCCGCGCCCTGGGCGAGGACTGCGACGCCGAGGGGCTCGGCGGGGGTCGCGGCGTCGGGTCCCGGCTCCGGTACATCGACCACCAGCTCCGGCAGCAGCGCGCGCTGCAGCAGCTGGGAATGATGCAGAGCAGCGCGTGGCGCCCGCAGCGGGGCCTCCCCGAGCGCTCCGTCTCCATCCTCCGTGCATGGCTCTTCGAGCACTTCCTCCACCC ATACCCCAAGGATTCGGACAAGATCATGCTCGCCAAGCAGACCGGCCTCACCAGGAGCCAG GTGTCGAACTGGTTCATCAACGCGAGGGTGAGGCTGTGGAAGCCGATGGTGGAGGAGATGTACCTGGAGGAGACCAAGGAGCATCAGCAGCAGCAGGACGGCGGCGACGACAAGGGGAGGCCGTCCGGGTCCGGCCCCGCCGGAGGAAAGAGCAGCAGCAACGCGGACGGCGTGGACGACGGCACTCCGAGGTCCATGGCCAGAGCGGCGGCTGGGGCCGGGACGTCGGAGGGCGGCGGCACCGTCCAGGCGTCCTtgctcgagctcgccggagaccACCAGGCGCACGCGGGGTTCTACGACGAGGAGGGTGAGGATGGCGGGTTGCGGCGCGGCTTCAAGAAGGCGAGGGCGGCCGACCTCGAGCAGCAACCGCCGGCGGCGTTCGACTTCGGCGCGTTGCACCACGCGCAGGCGGCCGCGGCCGCCGCAGCGAGGCAGCAGCACGACGAGGTGAGCCACCGGGAGCTGCTCATGAAGTTCATGGagagcggcggcgcggcgggcgcgagggaccaccaccaccaccaacagGACGAGGACGGGGCCGGCGGCGGGTACTCCCTGTTCGCGCCGGGGCCGTACGGGCAGTTCGGCGCCGACCAGTCGTTCGCGTTCGCCGGGGCCGGGCAGCACGGCGGCGTCTCGCTCACGCTCGGCCTCCCCCACGGCGCCGGCGACCAGACGGCGTTCCTCatgggcggcggcagcagcaaCGGCGCCGacagcggcggcagcggcgccGCTGGCTACGACATGAACATGCAGACCACCAAGTCCTTCGCGGCTCAGCTCATGAGAGACTTCGTGGCATAG